The following coding sequences lie in one Xanthomonas hyacinthi genomic window:
- a CDS encoding FAD-dependent oxidoreductase, with the protein MSRKQAFQFLDLPRQMPQRIPVELRTSGDWNELYGKFDKADAQYQAGRCLDCGNPYCSWKCPVHNAIPQWLQLVQENRIEEAAALCHSTNPLPEVCGRVCPQDRLCEGSCTLEEFGAVTIGAVEKYIVDTALNNGWRPDLSQVQATGKRVAVVGAGPAGLSCADRLARAGIHAVVYDRYEQIGGLLQFGIPSFKLDKSVIGKRREVLEGMGVEFRLGVEIGRDVSLEQLLGEYDAVFLGTGAYRYTDGGLAGQDLPGVLPALPFLVQNSRIVGGNDPWGRPIAGWEDTIALPDLSGKRVVVLGGGDTGMDCVRSAIRLGAAKVTCAYRRDEANMPGSAREVANAREEGVRFLFNRQPLAVEADAAGKLAGVRVVQTHLGEPDARGRQAAVPIEGSESLLDADVVIIAFGFTPSVPEWLAAQGVEGTANGRILAGGSDPDGSGRLPYQTSNPKLFAGGDAVRGADLVVTAVAEGRDAAASIAEWIGNRLPATTQAAA; encoded by the coding sequence ATGAGCCGCAAGCAAGCCTTCCAGTTCCTCGACCTGCCCCGGCAGATGCCGCAGCGCATCCCGGTGGAGCTGCGCACGTCCGGCGACTGGAACGAGCTGTACGGCAAGTTCGACAAGGCCGACGCGCAGTACCAGGCCGGGCGCTGCCTGGATTGCGGCAATCCGTACTGCAGCTGGAAATGCCCGGTGCACAACGCGATCCCGCAGTGGCTGCAGCTGGTGCAGGAAAACCGCATCGAGGAAGCCGCCGCGCTGTGCCACAGCACCAATCCGCTGCCGGAAGTGTGCGGCCGGGTGTGCCCGCAGGATCGCCTGTGCGAAGGCAGCTGCACGCTGGAGGAATTCGGCGCGGTCACCATCGGCGCGGTGGAGAAGTACATCGTCGATACCGCGCTCAACAACGGCTGGCGCCCGGACCTGAGCCAGGTCCAGGCCACCGGCAAGCGCGTGGCGGTGGTCGGCGCCGGCCCGGCCGGGCTCAGCTGCGCCGACCGCCTGGCCCGCGCCGGCATCCATGCGGTGGTGTACGACCGCTACGAGCAGATCGGCGGCCTGCTGCAGTTCGGCATCCCCAGCTTCAAGCTCGACAAGAGCGTGATCGGCAAGCGCCGCGAGGTGCTCGAAGGCATGGGCGTGGAGTTCCGCCTGGGCGTGGAAATCGGCCGCGACGTGAGCCTGGAGCAGTTGCTCGGCGAATACGATGCGGTGTTCCTCGGCACCGGCGCCTACCGCTACACCGACGGCGGCCTGGCCGGCCAGGATCTGCCCGGCGTGCTGCCGGCGCTGCCGTTCCTGGTGCAGAACAGCCGCATCGTCGGCGGCAACGACCCGTGGGGCCGGCCGATCGCCGGCTGGGAAGACACCATCGCGCTGCCGGACCTGAGCGGCAAGCGCGTGGTGGTGCTCGGCGGCGGCGACACCGGCATGGACTGCGTGCGCAGCGCGATCCGCCTGGGCGCGGCCAAGGTCACCTGCGCCTATCGCCGCGACGAAGCCAACATGCCCGGCTCGGCGCGCGAAGTGGCCAACGCGCGCGAGGAAGGCGTGCGTTTCCTGTTCAACCGCCAGCCGCTGGCGGTGGAAGCCGATGCCGCCGGCAAGCTGGCCGGCGTGCGCGTGGTGCAGACCCATCTGGGCGAACCCGATGCGCGCGGCCGCCAGGCCGCGGTGCCGATCGAAGGCAGCGAATCGCTGCTGGACGCGGACGTGGTGATCATCGCCTTCGGCTTCACGCCGAGCGTGCCGGAATGGCTGGCCGCGCAGGGCGTGGAAGGCACCGCCAACGGCCGCATCCTGGCCGGCGGCAGCGATCCCGACGGCAGCGGGCGCCTGCCGTACCAGACCAGCAACCCCAAGCTGTTCGCCGGCGGCGATGCGGTGCGCGGCGCGGATCTGGTGGTGACCGCGGTAGCCGAAGGCCGCGACGCAGCCGCCAGCATCGCCGAATGGATCGGCAACCGCCTGCCGGCGACCACCCAGGCCGCGGCCTGA
- a CDS encoding I78 family peptidase inhibitor, producing MSTFLSSRASARAGLLGTACLALALAACTAPPPDEQERVAAKAQAAAQQAAAPAPASAPEPPPVGSCDASQAQGLVGQAAEQALLEQARSDTGARSLRVLKPNQAVTMEFDGERLNIEVDAKNQITGVRCG from the coding sequence ATGAGCACTTTCCTTTCTTCTCGTGCGTCCGCGCGTGCCGGCCTGCTCGGCACGGCCTGTCTGGCGCTGGCATTGGCCGCGTGCACCGCGCCGCCGCCGGACGAGCAGGAACGGGTGGCGGCCAAGGCCCAGGCTGCCGCGCAGCAGGCCGCCGCGCCGGCTCCGGCCAGCGCGCCGGAGCCGCCGCCGGTGGGCAGTTGCGACGCCTCGCAGGCGCAGGGCCTGGTCGGCCAGGCCGCCGAACAGGCGCTGCTGGAGCAGGCGCGCAGCGACACCGGCGCCAGGAGTCTGCGCGTGCTCAAGCCGAACCAGGCGGTGACCATGGAATTCGACGGCGAACGGCTCAATATCGAGGTCGATGCCAAGAACCAGATCACCGGCGTGCGCTGCGGCTAA
- the avrBs2 gene encoding type III secretion system effector avirulence protein AvrBs2 produces MRVSSIAAAPTAVKTADVPFAETFVSTPIAAAQSELTARPRPRPPNAGAPPLLPLPPPDSGNKQTAAVLVALDGDFSKDRRAEIDARQITVQALQTRLGTLCAESGVALKPGSVAAQFAAQKLTPVYLDTPAFRAMAKSLPGQGAGRKTGPLLVDRHGQRIVFDLQRAFVSGDRLSDAAVAALVKALDLPGQGLQTPEWLQPATPRRSLKTAPRYKGHAIPAQNGGAGFYKANDHRLLADKREIVRKQLPEFVHANYFQAESTMALGKDVMVHRGLFDTHAGIPENSLAAIERAYAEGYRTLELDVQVSAEGVPVLLHDFAIGRTTDDPDNRLATQVGYAELQRKRLVIRNPMDGNFVSTEQRIAGIEPVLENVLRTKPGMSVVLDCKEHIAENVALLLIRRPQLRPITALKLYSCAYKGGFDEFFSNMCQKLQINPLHSQDQPRRAKLRRDLSAISVVPLLIEDTLQDTQLRRFFPGAEDAAGLADTATHWMQSWNRMRPIIAEMMIMDRGSDAGKAMQLAQKRLQQPDSGYEKAAFSSAYRYEDFSIPRSGGNRDYFTWGVFGEINPVPRSGFEPLRGTAGAFRDRGESVLTDQPDEEVLALRENRTLPRGHTGLELDVPPDAALDRSRDAAIVQERRQQFMDAKQPPNQAHVEAARRGATLDRNEPPLQDAAARKAIDDDAEALGLLTDRYRGAPVSHYLNEQAKQTEPKE; encoded by the coding sequence ATGCGCGTTTCTTCCATTGCTGCGGCACCGACTGCGGTCAAAACCGCCGATGTTCCTTTCGCCGAAACCTTTGTGTCCACGCCGATCGCCGCCGCGCAGTCCGAGCTGACTGCGCGGCCGCGGCCGCGCCCGCCCAACGCGGGAGCTCCGCCGCTGCTGCCGCTGCCGCCGCCGGATTCGGGCAACAAACAAACCGCTGCGGTGCTGGTCGCGCTGGATGGCGATTTCTCCAAGGATCGTCGGGCTGAAATAGACGCGCGGCAGATCACCGTGCAAGCGCTGCAGACCAGGCTGGGAACACTGTGCGCGGAATCCGGGGTGGCGCTGAAACCGGGCAGCGTCGCGGCGCAGTTTGCCGCACAGAAATTGACCCCGGTCTATCTGGATACGCCCGCATTCCGCGCGATGGCAAAGAGTCTGCCCGGCCAGGGCGCGGGCCGGAAGACGGGTCCGCTGCTGGTGGACAGGCACGGCCAGCGCATCGTGTTCGACCTGCAGCGCGCCTTCGTCTCCGGTGACCGCCTCAGCGATGCGGCGGTCGCCGCGCTGGTCAAGGCGCTCGATCTGCCGGGCCAGGGACTGCAGACCCCCGAATGGCTTCAGCCCGCCACGCCGCGTCGAAGCCTGAAAACGGCCCCGCGCTACAAAGGCCACGCGATACCCGCACAAAACGGCGGTGCCGGTTTCTACAAGGCCAACGACCATCGCCTGCTCGCCGACAAGCGCGAAATAGTGCGCAAGCAACTCCCCGAGTTCGTGCATGCGAACTACTTCCAGGCAGAAAGCACCATGGCGCTGGGCAAGGACGTGATGGTGCATCGCGGCTTGTTCGACACCCATGCCGGCATCCCGGAAAACTCCCTCGCCGCGATCGAACGCGCCTATGCCGAGGGCTATCGCACGCTCGAACTCGATGTCCAGGTGAGCGCTGAGGGCGTACCGGTGCTGCTGCACGACTTCGCGATCGGACGCACGACGGACGACCCCGACAATCGCCTGGCCACGCAGGTGGGATATGCCGAATTGCAGCGCAAGCGCCTGGTCATCCGCAATCCGATGGACGGCAATTTCGTCAGTACCGAGCAGCGCATCGCCGGCATCGAACCGGTGTTGGAGAACGTGCTGCGCACCAAGCCCGGCATGTCGGTCGTGCTGGACTGCAAGGAGCACATTGCCGAGAACGTGGCGCTGCTGCTGATCCGGCGCCCGCAGCTGCGCCCGATCACCGCGCTCAAGCTGTACTCCTGCGCCTACAAGGGCGGTTTCGACGAGTTCTTTTCCAATATGTGCCAGAAGCTGCAGATCAATCCGCTGCATTCCCAAGATCAGCCGCGCCGCGCCAAATTGCGGCGTGATCTGAGCGCGATCAGCGTGGTGCCGCTGCTGATCGAGGATACGCTCCAGGACACGCAGTTGCGCAGGTTCTTCCCTGGTGCCGAGGACGCGGCAGGACTGGCCGATACCGCCACCCACTGGATGCAGAGCTGGAACCGCATGCGCCCGATCATCGCTGAGATGATGATCATGGATCGCGGCAGCGACGCCGGCAAGGCGATGCAACTGGCGCAAAAACGCCTGCAACAGCCGGACTCAGGCTACGAAAAGGCGGCCTTCAGCTCCGCGTACCGCTATGAGGATTTCTCGATCCCGCGTTCTGGCGGCAACCGCGACTATTTCACCTGGGGCGTATTCGGCGAGATCAATCCGGTTCCCAGGAGCGGCTTCGAGCCGCTGCGCGGGACCGCCGGCGCGTTTCGCGATCGTGGCGAAAGCGTGCTCACCGACCAGCCGGACGAAGAAGTGCTGGCGCTGCGCGAGAATCGCACGCTGCCACGCGGGCATACCGGGCTGGAGCTGGACGTGCCGCCGGATGCTGCGCTCGATCGCAGCCGCGATGCGGCCATTGTCCAGGAGCGCCGCCAGCAGTTCATGGACGCCAAGCAGCCGCCGAACCAGGCCCATGTCGAGGCCGCACGTCGCGGCGCAACGCTGGATCGAAACGAGCCGCCGCTGCAGGACGCGGCGGCACGCAAGGCCATCGACGACGATGCCGAAGCGCTGGGCTTGCTGACCGACCGCTATCGCGGTGCGCCGGTGAGCCATTATCTCAACGAGCAGGCCAAGCAGACCGAGCCGAAGGAGTAG
- the gltB gene encoding glutamate synthase large subunit, whose amino-acid sequence MAPRNRHGLYDPQDERDACGFGMVAQLDDQPSRALVDTAIAALSRMTHRGGVAADGLTGDGCGLLIRKPDAFLRALARDAGIAVGARFAAGQVFMPRDAAAAAARCRQVLEEELVRAGAQPRGWRVTPTDDAVCGQLAKDSLPHIEQVFVDAGAEQDDDGFALALFLARRRAEQRLRDVADFYVTTLSPNGISYKGMVLPDKLSTFYPDLQRSDLASSAIVFHQRFSTNTLPRWPLAHPFRLLAHNGEINTIEGNRHWAQARSKVWKTPRFDIAEFDPVISMHGSDSQSLDNMLELLVAGGMDLLQALRILVPPATQSLEFKDADLAAFYEFYGLNTEPWDGPAGIVACDGRYAACMLDRNGLRPARWMLTSDRHFLVASEAGVWELPAERVTRKGKLGPGEMMAIDLKRGDLLDSDAIDRINRGRAPYKQWLQQGVTYLQTELIDPSLVEEPFDERTLRSYHKLFQLSTEEVEQVLRPLAETEQEATGSMGDDTPMAVLSRHTRPLYDYFRQAFAQVTNPPIDPLREDCVMSLTTQLGKETNIFHAGPETVNHVILNSPVLSQRKLRQLLKMEQYQTRNAQIDLSYSVEEGLKAGLERICAEAEQAARDGKVMLLLTDRYPVPERPMAHALLATGAVHHHLSRVGLRCDANLIIETGTARDPHHMACLLGFGATAVYPYLAYQTLFDLGRRGILLLKKGGEQAQIGRRYRKGVYKGLSKIISKMGICTIASYRGAQLFEIVGLDPDVVQLCFPDTASRIGGVDLARLDTEARQLTARAWNDLLKPEVGGLLKYVHGGEYHMYNPDVVMTLQRATRSGEQADWAAYAEAVHARPPSALRDLLQLTRAEVPTPLDEVAPAADLLRRFDTAAISLGALSPEAHEALAIAMNRLGGRSNSGEGGEDPARYGTEKRSKIKQVASGRFGVTPEYLVNAEVLQIKVAQGAKPGEGGQLPGHKVNELIARLRYAKPGIGLISPPPHHDIYSIEDLAQLIYDLKQVNPTALVSVKLVSHAGVGTIAAGVVKAGADLITVSGHDGGTGASPVSSIRYAGVPWELGVAESHQALVANNLRDRTILQTDGGLKTGLDVVKAAILGADSFGFGTGPMIVLGCKYLRICHLNNCATGVATQDERLRANHFVGLPERVENFFKLLSEEVRQWLSYLGARSLDAIIGRTELLQQLDVSPRAGVRVDLSRLLKDMRYDGGHCAAQRLYESPDSLATQMDGLLADAIANKRGGEHRFLIHNTDRSIGARLSGAIARAHGNHGMDDAPLTLRFRGSAGQSFGAFNAGGLQLELEGEANDYVGKGMAGGRLVVRPPRGARFEARSTAIIGNTCLYGATGGELYAAGRAGERFGVRNSGALAVIEGAGDHCCEYMTDGIVLVLGKVGLNFGAGFTGGLAYVLDVDRDFVDRYNHELIDIHRISAEGFESHRQHLHKLISRHRELTGSIWAQQILDEFRDYVGKFWLVKPKAASIESLTESLRRAA is encoded by the coding sequence ATGGCCCCCCGCAACCGCCACGGGCTCTACGACCCCCAAGACGAGCGCGATGCCTGTGGTTTCGGCATGGTCGCGCAACTCGATGACCAACCCTCGCGGGCCTTGGTGGATACCGCCATTGCCGCGCTGTCGCGGATGACCCACCGTGGCGGCGTCGCCGCCGATGGCCTGACCGGCGACGGCTGCGGCCTGCTGATCCGCAAACCCGATGCGTTCCTGCGCGCACTGGCGCGCGACGCCGGCATCGCGGTGGGCGCGCGCTTCGCCGCCGGCCAGGTGTTCATGCCGCGCGACGCCGCCGCTGCCGCCGCGCGCTGCCGCCAGGTGCTGGAAGAGGAACTGGTCCGCGCCGGCGCGCAGCCGCGCGGCTGGCGCGTCACCCCCACCGACGATGCGGTGTGCGGGCAGCTGGCCAAGGACAGCTTGCCGCACATCGAGCAGGTGTTCGTCGATGCCGGCGCCGAGCAGGACGACGATGGCTTCGCCCTGGCCCTGTTCCTGGCGCGCCGCCGCGCCGAACAGCGCCTGCGCGACGTCGCCGACTTCTACGTCACCACGCTCTCGCCCAACGGCATCAGCTACAAGGGCATGGTGCTGCCGGACAAGCTCAGCACCTTCTACCCGGACCTGCAGCGCAGCGACCTGGCCTCCAGCGCGATCGTGTTCCACCAGCGGTTTTCCACCAACACGCTGCCGCGCTGGCCGCTGGCGCACCCGTTCCGGCTGCTCGCGCACAACGGCGAGATCAACACCATCGAGGGCAACCGGCACTGGGCGCAGGCGCGCAGCAAGGTGTGGAAGACCCCGCGCTTCGACATCGCCGAGTTCGATCCGGTGATCTCGATGCACGGCTCGGACTCGCAGAGCCTGGACAACATGCTCGAGTTGCTGGTCGCCGGCGGCATGGACCTGCTGCAGGCGCTGCGCATCCTGGTACCGCCGGCGACCCAGTCGCTGGAGTTCAAGGACGCCGACCTGGCCGCGTTCTACGAGTTCTACGGGCTCAACACCGAGCCGTGGGACGGTCCGGCCGGCATCGTCGCCTGCGACGGCCGCTATGCGGCGTGCATGCTCGACCGCAACGGGCTGCGCCCGGCGCGCTGGATGCTGACCTCCGACCGCCATTTCCTGGTCGCCTCCGAGGCCGGCGTGTGGGAACTGCCGGCCGAGCGCGTGACCCGCAAGGGCAAGCTCGGCCCGGGCGAGATGATGGCCATCGACCTCAAGCGCGGCGACCTGCTCGACTCGGATGCGATCGACCGCATCAACCGCGGCCGCGCCCCGTACAAGCAGTGGCTGCAGCAGGGCGTGACCTACCTGCAGACCGAACTGATCGACCCCTCGCTGGTCGAGGAGCCGTTCGACGAGCGCACGCTGCGCAGCTACCACAAGCTGTTCCAGCTCAGCACCGAGGAAGTGGAGCAGGTGCTGCGGCCGCTGGCCGAGACCGAGCAGGAAGCCACCGGCTCGATGGGCGACGACACCCCGATGGCGGTGCTCAGCCGCCACACCCGGCCGCTGTACGACTACTTCCGCCAGGCGTTCGCGCAGGTCACCAACCCGCCGATCGATCCGCTGCGCGAAGACTGCGTGATGTCGCTGACCACCCAGCTCGGCAAGGAGACCAACATCTTCCACGCCGGCCCGGAGACGGTGAACCACGTCATCCTCAATTCGCCGGTGCTCAGCCAGCGCAAGCTGCGCCAGCTGCTGAAGATGGAGCAGTACCAGACCCGCAACGCGCAGATCGACCTGTCCTACAGCGTCGAGGAAGGGCTCAAGGCCGGCCTGGAACGGATCTGCGCCGAGGCCGAACAGGCCGCGCGCGACGGCAAGGTCATGCTGCTGCTGACCGACCGCTACCCGGTACCGGAACGGCCGATGGCGCATGCGCTGCTGGCCACCGGCGCGGTGCACCATCATCTGTCGCGGGTCGGCCTGCGCTGCGACGCCAACCTGATCATCGAGACCGGCACCGCGCGCGACCCGCACCACATGGCCTGCCTGCTCGGTTTCGGCGCCACTGCGGTGTATCCGTACCTGGCCTACCAGACCCTGTTCGATCTGGGCCGGCGCGGCATCCTGCTGCTGAAGAAGGGCGGCGAACAGGCGCAGATCGGCCGCAGGTACCGCAAGGGCGTCTACAAGGGCCTGTCCAAGATCATCTCCAAGATGGGCATCTGCACCATCGCCAGCTACCGCGGCGCGCAGCTGTTCGAGATCGTCGGGCTGGATCCGGACGTGGTCCAGCTCTGCTTCCCGGACACCGCCTCGCGCATCGGCGGGGTCGACCTGGCGCGGCTGGACACCGAGGCGCGGCAGCTGACCGCACGCGCCTGGAACGACCTGCTCAAGCCGGAAGTGGGCGGGCTGCTGAAGTACGTGCACGGCGGCGAGTACCACATGTACAACCCGGACGTGGTCATGACCCTGCAGCGCGCCACGCGCAGCGGCGAGCAGGCCGACTGGGCCGCGTACGCCGAGGCGGTGCATGCGCGCCCGCCCTCGGCGCTGCGCGACCTGCTGCAGCTCACGCGCGCCGAGGTGCCGACCCCGCTCGACGAGGTCGCCCCGGCCGCCGACCTGCTGCGCCGCTTCGACACCGCCGCGATCAGCCTGGGCGCGCTGTCGCCCGAGGCGCACGAGGCGCTGGCGATCGCGATGAACCGCCTCGGCGGGCGCAGCAACTCCGGCGAAGGCGGCGAAGACCCGGCGCGCTACGGCACCGAGAAGCGCTCCAAGATCAAGCAGGTGGCCTCCGGCCGCTTCGGCGTCACCCCCGAATACCTGGTCAACGCCGAAGTGCTGCAGATCAAGGTCGCGCAGGGCGCCAAGCCCGGCGAAGGCGGCCAGCTGCCCGGGCACAAGGTCAACGAGCTGATCGCGCGGCTGCGCTACGCCAAGCCGGGCATCGGCCTGATCTCGCCGCCGCCGCACCACGACATCTATTCGATCGAGGACCTGGCGCAGCTGATCTACGACCTCAAGCAGGTAAATCCGACCGCGCTGGTGTCGGTGAAGCTGGTCAGCCATGCCGGCGTGGGCACCATCGCCGCCGGCGTGGTCAAGGCCGGCGCCGACCTGATCACCGTGTCCGGCCACGACGGCGGCACCGGCGCCAGCCCGGTCAGCTCGATCCGCTATGCCGGCGTGCCGTGGGAACTGGGCGTGGCCGAGTCGCACCAGGCGCTGGTCGCCAACAACCTGCGCGACCGCACCATCCTGCAGACCGACGGCGGCCTGAAGACCGGCCTGGACGTGGTCAAGGCCGCGATCCTGGGCGCCGACAGCTTCGGCTTCGGCACCGGCCCGATGATCGTGCTCGGCTGCAAGTACCTGCGCATCTGCCACCTCAACAACTGCGCCACCGGCGTGGCCACGCAGGACGAGCGGCTGCGCGCCAACCACTTCGTCGGCCTGCCCGAACGCGTGGAGAACTTCTTCAAGCTGCTCTCCGAAGAGGTGCGGCAGTGGCTGTCGTATCTGGGCGCGCGTTCGCTGGACGCGATCATCGGCCGCACCGAGCTGCTGCAGCAACTGGACGTGTCGCCGCGCGCAGGCGTGCGTGTGGACCTGTCGCGGCTGCTCAAGGACATGCGCTACGACGGCGGCCACTGCGCGGCGCAGCGCCTGTACGAATCGCCGGACAGCCTGGCCACGCAGATGGACGGCCTGCTCGCCGACGCGATCGCCAACAAGCGCGGCGGCGAGCATCGTTTCCTGATCCACAACACCGACCGCTCGATCGGCGCGCGCCTGTCCGGCGCCATCGCCCGCGCGCACGGCAACCACGGCATGGACGATGCGCCGCTGACCCTGCGCTTCCGCGGCTCGGCCGGGCAGAGCTTCGGCGCGTTCAACGCCGGCGGCCTGCAGCTGGAGCTGGAGGGCGAGGCCAACGATTACGTCGGCAAGGGCATGGCCGGCGGCCGCCTGGTGGTGCGTCCGCCGCGCGGCGCGCGCTTCGAGGCGCGCAGCACCGCGATCATCGGCAACACCTGCCTGTACGGCGCCACCGGCGGCGAGCTGTACGCCGCCGGCCGCGCCGGCGAGCGCTTCGGCGTGCGCAACTCCGGCGCGCTGGCGGTGATCGAAGGCGCCGGCGACCACTGCTGCGAGTACATGACCGACGGCATCGTGCTGGTGCTGGGCAAGGTCGGGCTGAACTTCGGCGCCGGCTTCACCGGCGGGCTGGCCTACGTGCTCGACGTGGACCGCGATTTCGTCGACCGCTACAACCACGAACTGATCGACATCCATCGCATCTCCGCCGAAGGCTTCGAGAGCCACCGCCAGCACCTGCACAAGCTGATCAGCCGCCACCGCGAACTGACCGGCAGCATCTGGGCGCAGCAGATCCTCGACGAGTTCCGCGACTACGTCGGCAAGTTCTGGCTGGTCAAGCCGAAGGCGGCGAGCATCGAGTCGCTGACCGAGTCGTTGCGGCGCGCCGCCTGA
- a CDS encoding ribonuclease H-like domain-containing protein: protein MSISLERLRALRRQAGDARVDAWRAPVPDTRSPGKAVAATGVASPMPAPAKPAASTGRSTLLRKPPRGPDAVPAAPTSRATSQPALPARNGSTAVAVAPPIAIEPFAQRGADVASLRRLLGMRERAVAPAAAPRTPQAADRHLPGVEIAPGLQLIEAFLPQPIPAAALSLAFARREDAVQPSDLLFFDTETTGLAGGTGTRAFMIGAADWYLHPVEGPGLRIRQLMMATMGAEKAMLEAFRAWLAPTTVLSSYNGRCYDAPLLKTRYRLARSADPLSALDHVDLLHPTRRRYRGSWENCKLATIERQLLRIVREDDLPGSEAPAAWLSYLRGGSARNLRRVAAHNHQDVATLALLLQRLVDAQAEEREVAPFVEAP, encoded by the coding sequence ATGAGCATCAGCCTCGAACGCCTGCGCGCGCTGCGCAGGCAGGCCGGCGATGCGCGCGTGGACGCGTGGCGCGCGCCTGTGCCAGACACGCGCTCGCCCGGCAAAGCGGTCGCCGCGACGGGTGTGGCTTCGCCGATGCCCGCGCCGGCGAAGCCGGCAGCGTCGACAGGCCGCTCGACGCTGCTGCGCAAGCCGCCGCGCGGTCCAGACGCAGTGCCCGCCGCGCCTACGTCACGCGCCACGTCGCAACCTGCGTTGCCTGCGCGCAACGGCAGTACCGCGGTCGCCGTGGCGCCGCCGATCGCGATCGAACCGTTCGCCCAGCGCGGCGCCGACGTCGCCTCGCTGCGGCGCCTGCTCGGGATGCGCGAACGCGCGGTGGCGCCGGCCGCGGCGCCACGCACGCCGCAGGCCGCCGACCGCCATCTGCCCGGCGTGGAGATCGCACCCGGCCTGCAGCTGATCGAGGCGTTCCTGCCGCAGCCGATCCCCGCCGCGGCGCTGTCGCTGGCCTTCGCCCGGCGCGAGGACGCGGTGCAGCCGTCGGACCTGCTGTTCTTCGACACCGAGACCACCGGCCTGGCCGGCGGCACCGGCACCCGCGCCTTCATGATCGGCGCGGCCGACTGGTACCTGCATCCCGTCGAAGGTCCCGGCCTGCGCATCCGCCAGCTGATGATGGCCACGATGGGCGCGGAAAAGGCCATGCTCGAAGCGTTCCGCGCATGGCTGGCGCCGACCACGGTGCTGTCCAGCTACAACGGCCGCTGCTACGACGCGCCGCTGCTGAAGACCCGCTACCGGCTGGCGCGCAGCGCCGACCCGCTGTCGGCGCTGGACCACGTGGACCTGCTGCATCCCACCCGGCGCCGTTATCGCGGCAGCTGGGAGAACTGCAAGCTCGCCACCATCGAACGCCAGCTGCTGCGCATCGTGCGCGAAGACGACCTGCCCGGTTCCGAAGCGCCCGCCGCATGGCTGAGCTACCTGCGCGGCGGCAGCGCGCGCAACCTGCGCCGCGTCGCCGCGCACAACCACCAGGACGTGGCGACCCTGGCGCTGCTGCTGCAGCGCCTGGTCGATGCCCAAGCCGAGGAGCGCGAGGTGGCGCCGTTCGTGGAAGCGCCGTAG